Genomic segment of Pochonia chlamydosporia 170 chromosome 1, whole genome shotgun sequence:
GGGAAACCCAGACCCTTGTATACAACTTTGAAGTATCTCGGAATCAACTTTTCGCTCTTAGAGATGGTCTCGTaaatggtggcaatggcacGTTCCGTCCTCGCGagcttggcaaagtcgaaaaTATTGGTCTCGTATTGACTCTGCAGTTCCTTGTATGCAGTCAAGGCGTTACTCCACGACTCGCCATCCTCGAAATGCTTAATCATGTCAAAATAGATCTTCTCCTTGCGTTCAAACTGCGTCTGTGCTGGGAACTCTGGCTCTGCCAAAGCTTTTActtgtctggttgggtcCCAGTCATAAAGATCCGCATGAAGGCGCAACGCAAGACCAGCTTCGGCATGATTGCGGCTCTCGGCCTGTAGCCTTGCAAGCTGATGGACGTAGCGCACAAAAATTTCCTCCTTTTGCATGTCGCGGAGGAATTCCATCAGTCTCAGACGATTGATGATGCTAGTTGCCTCGCCATTGCCTTCGCCTCCATGAACGGCAACCAACAAATCGAGGAACTCGTCCAGCGTGCCCACGAGCTCCCGAACTGCAGTGTACAGTGGCTCGTTTGGAATTTCAGACAGGAGGTCAAAGCGCTCCAGCAGCTCGCCGATAAACAACTTCTGCAAGATGCTCTCCGTAAGTGGCTTCGACTTGAAAAATTGATCCAAGCTGTCAATCATCTCTGTCTGAATGACGGTCAAGTCCTCACTCAGAGTCCATTCGCTAACAATCATCGTTTGCAAAACTTCAACTGCCATCCGCCGCAGACCCTCGTGGACGCTTAAACATAACTCGACAATCGGCCCAACCAATGCTGGAACGTATTGTACTTGGTATCCTCCAATCTTGGCCAGTCCGTACCGGTTACGTTCTTCAGGGGTCGTTTCCCAGCCAATTGCTTCCCACGTTGTTCGCAAAAGCTCGGCGCCGTGTTCTCTCACATCACCAGCGATTTTCCAGACCGCCCTTCTCTTCTGCTCTGGGAAAGTTTCTAATGCCAGGGACGTGCTGCCAACCAACTTCAGAAGTGTCGTGAAAAACAGTTTCCACAGCTCCATACTGAACGTCTCTGCCTCGTCAGGATCCGGTAAGAACGACTCAAGCATGAGCGTTGCGACGTATTGCAGGGTGCGCATAGTTGACTTGTGATGATAAATATGCAGACTTAGCCAACCGGCAGGGAACGCTTCGCCGGAGAGGATGCTCATATGCACTCGCAGCAAGTTCTCCAGAATGGTTGCCAGGTCATCTTCCGCCGCCAACTCGAGCTGCATCCCAGCGGAGGAACTAGAAATCGCGGACAGAATTGCTGAGAGCTCTGCCAGGCTTTCGTCAAACGTGAGATCAGCAGAGACAGGCTTCGACGGGAATGGATAAGCAGAtgggaagaggaaagagaGCCGATTTCGGGGCTTCGGTGGTGACGACAATAGTGACAGATACGAGTCGATTATCCTCGGGATGTGGTCCGGGATTTCGGGGCCCAAATGGTCGACCTGGCTCGCAATCACGGAGCAGCACAGACGGACCTGCTCGCGCCACTGTTCTGTGACTTCTTCTGCGTGACCCCAATGTGGCGAAATCCAGCGAACTGTGTTTGCGCTCAAGGCGGCCTTCTGATCCGGATGCGCAAAAAGGTCCAGCTTGGAgtagttgatgatgagaacCAGCTTATACAATATCAGTTTGCCCTTGACTTGGGTGCAAGAGTCCATAAAGTCAATTGCAATGTGAAGAATCTCCTCGGTGTCTAGCAAGCCCGTAAGCTCCGGCAGCCAGGTGTGGAAGTGTTGCACGGCCAAGGTTTGACTACCAACAAGGACAGGGGCAGGATTTCGCATCATGCTGTCGAGAGCCTTGAAAATGGAGCGAAGTTGTCGGGTGAATCCTTGCGGCGAGGATGTGATTCCGATGCCAGCTTCCTTGAGCTTTTGTTGTTTTCGAGCATGCGTAATGAATTTCAAAATATGTCTGACAACCTTGAATGTAGACCGAAGATTTCGAGCCGTCTGGGGTTCAGTTGGCTTCTCCAGCAATCGAGTGAATGATCTGACGAGTCCTGAAGTGGCAAAGGGATACTTAAACTGAGATTCCGCATATTGGTCAACTAATGGACCCAGATTGAAACGACGGTCATGGACAATGCCCAGAACTCTAACCAATGCAGTAAAGACCAAATCTTCAAACTCATTGTTTCCAGAGTGCTGGACGAGAATTCCGAATAGTCCATCAAGTACATCGCTGAGTAGTTTGACAACCTCGATTTCAGGAACAAACATTAATTGTCGTAGGACCGCGGCAACTTCTTCTTCGGGCAGGTCCTTCCACTTCACCAGGCCCAGAATGATTCTATCCTGGGAAAACCGCGTGCTGCAAAGGAAGGTATTGACGTGTAACACAGCCAGAGGACCGGTTACATTCTCGGAGTGTTCATCTCTCCCCCGGGGTGCCCACGGGACAGACAAATACCCTCCCCTGCCAGTTGGGCCAGCCTGTGCTGTGGACGTATTTTCATCTATCTTATAGAGAAGTAGTCCATGGCGGCCGTCTCGCATGAAAGCCTGTCTATCCCACAACGGCATGtgagcaacagcaaaagGTGGCCCTGGCACATCACACAAGAACATGACCACATGAGCTGTGGATGCATCAGTCGGTGACAGGGCGAGCCGGAGTGTCTGGTTCCAAGCTTCTCCACGTTCTGCGGCTGTAGACCTGAATGTTGTCATCGGCTCCTTATTGGAGCCAGTAAATATGCAGTTTTCTAGTCTCTGTCCCGAAGGTGCGCGAACCTCTACCGTGACCTGAAAATTGTTGCCTTGAATGCCAGAGGGCATGGTAGTAGCACTTCCTCCGTATCGAGACAACAAATGTTGGCGTGCCAAAGAGGCAGAGTTGAGTGTGAGATAGATGTCGGACCTTGGTTTCGTTGGGGCTCCGGAAAATCCCATTCTATTCGTTTTACAAACGCCGGATAAAAGTGTTGGCGTGGCTTTGATTAGAGTATCGGCGTCGGGGTGATCAAACGCTTGTAGCGAGACTTGTAGTCGTTCCCCTCTGCGTGATCTTTCGTACCGTCCATTCGCATTATCCATGAGCTCCAGAATCAGGGGATCAAAGTCATCGCCCATGTCCCTCTCCGTCGATGCTCGACTATTGTTAGGTGACCAGATGTTGAGGACCTGCTCAACCTCGTCGTTCTGCTTCATTATTGCGTTCACCTTCAAAATGCCGACTCCAACGGTACGTTGCACAGTTTGGGATGCTTCCGGGACACCTCCACCGTTCTTTGAACTGGCCGTACTAGGAGGACCATACCCGTCTGATGTTGTCACCGGTCGTTCGCCTTGTTGCTCAGATAGTGCATCCATCTTGGGGAGGATTGAGCCTCTCGAAAATGTAGAGCGCCCGGTCTTGCTACCCCACATCAAACTTCGCCTGGTGGATTTCGATATGCTTGAGGAAGAGGTTTTTGAGTTTTCTCTCGAAAAGGTGCTTTCCGAGCCGGTGCCGGATCTTGAGAGTGGTTTGTGGGGTAAAATCTGCTGCGAAGCGAGGACTTTGACTACCAGATACAGATCAGACTCGGCAGATGGCGAGTCCCCAATATCCTGGGAGGAGAGGTCGATGAAAAGGGTCCGGCTCGAGGCATCCTGGCCAATGCCACCAATTATACCGCCAGCTGGGATGTCGACGGTGAATGACTCTGACAAAGTGGCTAATTTCTCGTAACGCGGCTTCGTGACAAGAAACACAGCCAAAGTTGTGGCTTCAGAAGAGGATCCAGCAAAGCCTTTGACATCGAGGAGCAAGTGGTGCAGGCTGGTCAGTTCCACGGCTGGCTGAGGCGGCTCATTCAGAAGGGTCATGACGGACTGCAGCCGAGTTACCTCGACAACAGAATCATCCCCTGTTAGTATGCGTCCACGCTCAGCTGGATCGCGGACAATAACCTCGCCTCCACAGAGCTTGTTCACGCGCACCAGGTCCCACACCGTCTTCTCCCGTAACCGGTCGTACTCGTGGGATGTGAGAACATTGTACAAGAACTGCTGtcggttgaggttgaggctAGTAATGAGCTTCGAGAGCTTGTCTAGGTCCCCATACTGTCTAGAGAGCAGCAGCTCGTGAAGGTTCTTTGAGTGCCATTCTCTCAGACACGACGCGATCTCGTCGATTAAAGGCTCCTCGGCAGATGTCGGTGTTTCGTCGCCAATCTTAAGCATGGGAACCGGGGCAGCTGGTTTTGGCGCGTTGGGGTCTCGCCACACTGGTATCGACAAATTTCCCAATGTGCCATTGGGCAGTTCTGACAGCGgctttcgtcgtcttcctaTACCTACGGCGAGGTCCGGAGACCTTGATTTCCTTGCCTCGCCCCCATTGATACCACTCTTGGCTGAATCGCTTGCAGGCCGGAGGTTGTTGCCCGCAAGTCCATTCTCGTCTGTCGATTCTTGGTCGTCTCGATCGTCGGATTCCCCAAGCATCTCTCGGACTTCCACACAGCTGCGGGGAAAGATTCCACTAAATACTCTAGCTTCAAGAGTTTGTCCCTTGACTGAAGTCAAGCCTGCGAGCAAACTGGGTGGTGCGACCAAGTACCCCCGCAGCCAGttgccgtctggtgtctccTCAATAATGTACAGCTCATCGCCAATTTCAAGCGGCAGGTCGGCCGGGCTCTCAGCAGTAAACGGGTAGGTCGCAACAGCGAACGCGATCCGGGGTAGCGGCTGCCAGGGCATTGGACTCCAGCGTTGGCGCTCACCTGCGCCGAGGGGAGTTGGTAGGAGACGATAATATGGTCGGATGTGGTTGTCCAGCTCTTTGTGACTGAGGGGGAGCAAAAAGCTGCGAATGCGGCGGCCAGGCTTATACCAAACGCGCTGGCTGATCAGGGGTAGTGTAAAGACATGAACAGACCCAAAATCGGTTGGCTGCTGGCAATGGTCAATGATTCAGTTCCCTAGGAGGAAAAAAGGAACACTGAACACATTGGGGGTTGGAGAAGCCGTAAAAATGATTTTGATAACTCACCGACGGTTGGGCACTCGATCATTTGGCTGGCGAAAGTGCGCAGGCAAACCCCTGAAGGGAAATGGTAGCTAGCAGGGTTCTTTATCGATTGTCCACCAGCAAGCTGGGATCAAGTATCCAGGTCCAACCCGGCCgaaacaaccagacaccagcacGCGAACGCGAAAAGAGAAAGTAAGAAAAAACAAGGTCGGTTGTAGGAAAAAGCAGCCAATGCAAAAGAAACACGCAGGCAAGGGGAAGGCGGGCAGAATTGCGATGCCACAACGGAAAATATCGTGCGACGAGGAAGAATAAAAAGCAATGGTTGTCGAGATGAGCACACCACAGGGGCCAGACAGCCAGCACAGGGGGGGGGGGGCCGAACTCAGCTCGACGAACTGCAGTCTGGAGGTGATGAAAAATGACATGGACCGTTCCGCCtccaacgtcaactggtctggtcagacATGCAATCAATCATATTGTGGGCAGGTGCCGCTAGTTGCAAGCCCCAGGTTTATTCCCCTCAGTGCTCCAGTGCTCCGGTGCTCCTGGTGCATCCATGTGTTTGGTGGCTCCATAGTTCCTTAGTTGGCGTCCAGGCGGCATTTACGAGGCTTGTGGCCCGTCTATTCACTATTGCGCCGGCCTCGCTGCCCCTGAGCCgtggttggttggctccAGTCgctgctggtctggttggttggttggttggtctCCtatctcttctcttctcttctgtCTGGCGCACGGCCCGCTTCTCTGGTATCAAaccgttcaatgtttggtttggcctggcctggtctggtcttgtccgGCTGTGGGGAACCATATGGCCCAAGCGGGCCAGACAGATTGGCGTCCAGGGGAAATCAATAACTGACCAGCTCAGCAGCTCTCCTGCAACATCTGGACACTCCTCGGCACAAgagtccatgtcaagtctggcaccTTGACCCTCTGGTGTGTCGTTTCGCAGAATCATTTGAGCACCAATGTTGACTCAACAGGGGGCATGAACGACGCAACACTGCACGTCCAGTGTCGCAACATCGCTGTGTCACCATGTCACAGTCCTGTGTTTATGTGTTTGAGGCTTATGCCGTCATCTGCAGGACATGGTTTCTCCATCCAGCCGGTTTCCGCATCGGGAGTCGCCCTGACTAGTCCATGACGCCAAACGGCTCTTGTAATCCTTCAAGCCAGGTGTCAAATATGACCATGGGTGCGGATTATTGCTCTGTGCGTCCATGAAGGAAACAAGTGCAGTATTGtagctacctacctaggcCTGAGATGCCAATTAGGCTCTTGATAAGCCCTTGCTGTATCTGAGCTCAGGCCTCGCACTTGCCAAGTTTGTGGACGTTTTGTTTTGTATCATATTATGTCTACCCTGTACTACTCGTTTGAACAGGGCGCGAAATTTACATGGACCTGTGCAGGTGCTGATTCCTGGATAAATCGCTTTGAGACGATTGTTGATTTATGAGAAGGAGAATCTAGCATTGAATTTCccgtgttgttgttggtggtgctggtccAGATTTGGGAGCCGTGACTATACCAAAGTGGATTCTCGAAGTGTCTTGTGAAAGAGTTGCTGACATTTAGAAGTGGACAGTAGATGGACAACTAATCCATACTTAGGTATGAAAGGTTTAAGAATGGGTCCCTACGCTGGAGCACTTTCTAATCGGGTCAAGGCAATTCATCTGACGCGGGAAGAATGGAACTCTAAAGATTAGGAATAATATACTTGTCAACTTCTCCGTGCTGCACCCCAAGCGACGGACATGTGGCTCGCAGAAACGCATCGTGCAGTTTCGCATGTGTCAATCAACAATCTATCATTAGTCAATGCTCAACAAGCGGCAGCGGgaagtcattgtcatctAACAACGTGGCCATTGACGCTACTAAATGTAAATTGCCGATTTAATCAACAATAGTGCCCcgtctgtccatgtctggtctggcttgtCTGGTCATctcacccaccagacccaagtGCCCGGAATTCCTTTGTCCCCTAACACCCACCAACACCCCCTCATGCAACCAGTCAACTTGCACCAACTGTCAACGTTCACCTGCAAGCCCACACGTCAAAACGTCAAAACGTCAAAACGATTGATTCATGCAACCTTCACAAAGAAGCTCCACCTTTTCCCACTGCATTCTCTCGACCATCCACGAGGAATATGAGGCTCTCTTACACGTCGTCACCTCATTGTGCATGCATActccatccaccagaccgcTTCACACAACCCTGTGCTGGCACTTTCCCCAAACCAATGGATGGTGCCACATCAACTTTCACAGAGCGGTAAGAGTCAACATTAAACATTGATCCCACCAACGTCACCTCATCCGGACATTTATAACTCCTATCGACAGGCAAATACTCTCCATTGGACAATGAACCGCGAATGCCGCCGACCCATCAAACAATTTTAAacaaaaagcacaaggcatTCATGACTAGCGCACAGCATTGCCAAATTGTTGTTGCCCTTCTCCTTACCCCCCCGTGACCTCACACCTTCGTCAGCGCTGATCTCTATATCTAACCAGCGAAAACACGCCGATACATACTACACTGGGTAGGTCGGATATTCACGACCTCCAGCGTCACATCAATCTTATTTTTGGGTGCACAACTCCCCGCAAAAACAAACACGCCCCTCTGTCTTTCTTATCGGAATCACATACAAGTGCCCGAATCTTTTCCCCAAGACCCAGTTTCTTTGTTCACCAAAAAAATTCGACCCAACCATTTCTTGCAAATACTGGAACCAAGGCCTCGAGGGGAAGCACACCGTCATTCGAGATGGGCACACCATTCATCTCGTTCCTCGGGCCTAGCAAGCTGGAGGGATTCGAGCCCGGCAAACCACACAATGAGCAACCCTCCACGATACCAAAAGTCTTCATAGACGCTATGGAAGTCCGTGAAGAGGTGTTCGTCCGTGAGCAAAATGTACCGCTGGAGAATGAGCAAGACAGCGATGACCCGCGATCCTGTCACTGGGTCGTATACGCCAGCGTCAACAAGACCGAAGAGACGGAGGTGCGAGATGAAGACGGGAATGTTATTCAACCGCGGAAAAGCTCAACGCGGACTACACCTATCGGCACTATCCGCCTGGTTCCCTTTCCTCACGCTAATCACCCCAAGGTTGGCGGCGAGTACTGGAACAACGAGTTGAAGAATGGAAGTAATGGTGGCACGCCTGATATCAGTTCCCCTTCAGCAACTACTGGCTCAGACCGACCCACTACCTTTCATGACGGAAAAGAACCATACGTCAAGCTGGGGCGGCTGGCTGTCGTCAAGGAATATAGGGGCAACGGCCTCTCTGGGCTTTTGATTCAGACTGCCCTCTCGTGGCTCAAGTCTAACCCGTCGTTCTTTGACCCCAGCATCACGGAGCTAGGTCTTGAGCAAATGGGTGCGTCGACCGAAACAGAGATACCCAAGTGGGGTGGTCTTGTTTGTGTCCATGCCCAGGAGCAGGTTGTAGGGACGTGGGAAAAGTTGGGATTTCGCGTGGACAAGGCGATGGGGAGGTGGTGGGAAGAAGGAATACCTCATGTCGGCATGTTTAAACGGCTTGAGATAAGTCCAAAGGAGGTCCGGATTTAGAGACACCCAAGCTGTATTAAAGCGTGGAACGAATTACGACGATCTCATTTCATGTTTACATAGACGATGGTCTTTCGACCAGGATGAAAGATGAAAGGAATCATGGGTGGGTTGGCATTTGCATGTATGTTGTCCACAGGACAACCAAATAGCATTAGCAGGTTGTTTTGCCCTTCCACTACGAAGGGTATCCAAGAAGGAAAGACGACAGCAAAATAGCGAGTAGCGGTACTGAAGTTACAGCAAGCACAGGTGCAAATCATTGATGTAGAGATATACAAGCGCAAGGGCATTAATTCATGTATGCTCTTCCTGAGCCAACTTTTTATTGAGACTCTAGAGCCATTTGTGACAAATCCATAGCCGTTACGCGTTCCCAGACCCGAAACGCACAAATGCAATTCTTCAAGGATGCCAGAACCACGCCATGAAGCCCAGCCGCAAAATAGATTTCCCTCGCATACCCCCCCCCTGTTGTTGCGGGTTTTTACCGCCTTTCCAACCAACCCATAAAATAACCGTTTTATCCCTTTTCTTCCGATTAACAAAAGAGGTAATTTATCGGTTGCTCTTGGCCACACGCTCCAactcgtccttcttcttgatagCGTAGGAGTTGCTGCTACCCTTGGCGGCGTTGATCAGCTCTTCGGCGAGGCACTCAGCAATCGACTTGACGTTGCGGAAAGCGGCCTCACGGGCACCGGTGGTGAGCAGGGCGATGGCCTGGTTGACGCGGCGGAGAGGGGAGACATCGACGGCTTGTCGTCGGACGGTACCGGCGGAGCCAATTCGGGTAGAGTCTTCGCGGGGACCGCAGTTGACGATGGCGTCGACGGCGACCTGGATGGGGTTCTGGTCGGTCATGAGGTGGATCTGATGAGTGTTAGCAGCTGGCTTCTTTGGTTCCTTGTGCCTCTATTCCAAAGGGCAAGGGAAAACTTGATCGATATGTGGCACAAAGTCCCTCGACAAGTCCCAGAACCGTGGGGTTGGTATAAACGTACAATCTCGAAAGAGTGGGCGACAATGCGGACAGCCATCAGCTTCTTGCCGTTGTTGCGGCCGTGCATCATGAGCGAGTTGGTCAATCGCTCAATGATGGGGCAGTTGGCCTTGCGGAATCGCTTGACGGCATATCGGCCAGCAGAGTGGGTGACATAGACGGGGTTTCGCAGGGAAATGTAGTCACTGTTCGCAGAGTTCCATCAGCATTCAATTCCAGCCATTTGTTCCTTGTTCCTCCCCCCTCTCCAGAATGAATTCCTCTCCAAATCCTTCGCAGGGACAAATGGGGTGTTTATATTCGCAACGTACGTCAAAGAGATGTCGCGAACCTCGACATCGTAGTCCCACTTGTTGAACAACTTGACGTTGCCGACCTCCTTGGTAACATCCTTGGGAAGGACGTCAGAGACGACAGTGTTCTCGACCTCGATATCGCCACCGTCAGACATTTTGGCTGTTGCAGTCGAAAAAATATATCCTCGATCTGGCGGACGGACTGCGGGTTAGTATTGCAGGTTGGGCGAGATGGTATTTTTTCGGGAggttttggaggatgggctgcgtcttcttcggctgAGAGAGAGAGGGTAGGGCTTGGGAAattttggtggtgggtggGCCTGGCGAATCAGGTTGCGCGAAAAGTTCGGTACGTACCCTACGCACTTGGTGTGTTAGGGCAAGTCTGCCCTGGGTGAAACTCCAATCCGGGTGCGCAGAGACAGAGAGGGGACCGCTTCGCCCGCCACTCCGAGTGGGAATGACTTTGGCCTTCACGTTGGTAAAAAATCCcccttcctcctccacacTCCCGTCAACGTCAAGCACAACAGAACAAAATGGTACGCGCAAAACGCCCCCTCAACAGATGAAGGATTTGTCCATCATGAGTTCAGTCGAGACACGATGAGACTTTCTCCCTCTTTGTCCCCGTCGAGAGAACGATGAAATGCTGATACAGGATTCTTTTCGCGGATTTATAGGCGCCTGCTGCTGGAGctaagaagcaaaagaagaagtgGTCGAagggcaaggtcaaggacaaggcccAGCACGCCGTCCTCCTCGACAAGACCACCTCTGAGAAGCTCTACAAGGATGTCCAGTCCTACCGTCTGGTCACCGTCGCTACTCTCGTCGACAGAATGAAGGTCAACGGTTCCCTGGCCCGCCAGTGCCTCAACGACCTCGAGGAGAAGGGCCTCATCAAGCCCGTTGTCACCCACAGCAAGATGAAGATCTACAGTATGCACCGCCCCTCCAAGCGACTCTACACGTCCGAGAATCAACGGTATTGAGAGAACGATTTGCTAACCTACTATCCAGCCCGCGCCGTTGGTGGTTCCTAAATTAgccaaagagaaaaaagTTGTGTGTCTGGAGTAACGGtgtcttgatggcctgcAACCATCGCAGAAGCCATTAGAGTGGACGGTTTTTTTCACGGCAGATAAAAGCCTGGTTGGGACGAATTCATGCTCGGTATTATACCATACCTGGGGACCGGAATTGTGCTTTAGCATACGACAATGGAATGAAAGATCTTCAAAATAAGATGCTGGCGCACCTCGTGACTCCTGTGGCCGATTGTATCCGTGACGGTGTGCTGGGCATTCTGATAATCTCAATGCTGCATTGGGTGATTGTCCGGATATTGCGTCTGCTCTTTGTTGTATGAAATGTACTACCACGGCTCATCGTCCCAGCCTGGTACTCTACGGCTTGCATATAATAGAGATGACGAGCGACAAAGCGATGGAGCTCCGGAATGCATTGCATTGGGTCCCGTGATATCAGTGTTGCTTCGGATAAGTCAATTCGGCATAGACGGATGCTTTGTGCCTATACGCCTCAATTTCCGTGCCTGTCTTGCTCTCCCGTATTGTGGATCGAATTCATCCATTTGGCACAAGGAGTCAGGTACCCTGCTATCATTCATCTCGCCTAGTGCTTGATATGTCGGCCGTACTCTCCTTGATCCGTCAAGGACGACTTTATCCACAGGAAAGATTTTCCCTCATCATTCATTGTAAAGGAGACGAAAGTACGGAGCATGTC
This window contains:
- a CDS encoding SH3 domain-containing protein (similar to Neosartorya fischeri NRRL 181 XP_001265231.1); amino-acid sequence: MPWQPLPRIAFAVATYPFTAESPADLPLEIGDELYIIEETPDGNWLRGYLVAPPSLLAGLTSVKGQTLEARVFSGIFPRSCVEVREMLGESDDRDDQESTDENGLAGNNLRPASDSAKSGINGGEARKSRSPDLAVGIGRRRKPLSELPNGTLGNLSIPVWRDPNAPKPAAPVPMLKIGDETPTSAEEPLIDEIASCLREWHSKNLHELLLSRQYGDLDKLSKLITSLNLNRQQFLYNVLTSHEYDRLREKTVWDLVRVNKLCGGEVIVRDPAERGRILTGDDSVVEVTRLQSVMTLLNEPPQPAVELTSLHHLLLDVKGFAGSSSEATTLAVFLVTKPRYEKLATLSESFTVDIPAGGIIGGIGQDASSRTLFIDLSSQDIGDSPSAESDLYLVVKVLASQQILPHKPLSRSGTGSESTFSRENSKTSSSSISKSTRRSLMWGSKTGRSTFSRGSILPKMDALSEQQGERPVTTSDGYGPPSTASSKNGGGVPEASQTVQRTVGVGILKVNAIMKQNDEVEQVLNIWSPNNSRASTERDMGDDFDPLILELMDNANGRYERSRRGERLQVSLQAFDHPDADTLIKATPTLLSGVCKTNRMGFSGAPTKPRSDIYLTLNSASLARQHLLSRYGGSATTMPSGIQGNNFQVTVEVRAPSGQRLENCIFTGSNKEPMTTFRSTAAERGEAWNQTLRLALSPTDASTAHVVMFLCDVPGPPFAVAHMPLWDRQAFMRDGRHGLLLYKIDENTSTAQAGPTGRGGYLSVPWAPRGRDEHSENVTGPLAVLHVNTFLCSTRFSQDRIILGLVKWKDLPEEEVAAVLRQLMFVPEIEVVKLLSDVLDGLFGILVQHSGNNEFEDLVFTALVRVLGIVHDRRFNLGPLVDQYAESQFKYPFATSGLVRSFTRLLEKPTEPQTARNLRSTFKVVRHILKFITHARKQQKLKEAGIGITSSPQGFTRQLRSIFKALDSMMRNPAPVLVGSQTLAVQHFHTWLPELTGLLDTEEILHIAIDFMDSCTQVKGKLILYKLVLIINYSKLDLFAHPDQKAALSANTVRWISPHWGHAEEVTEQWREQVRLCCSVIASQVDHLGPEIPDHIPRIIDSYLSLLSSPPKPRNRLSFLFPSAYPFPSKPVSADLTFDESLAELSAILSAISSSSAGMQLELAAEDDLATILENLLRVHMSILSGEAFPAGWLSLHIYHHKSTMRTLQYVATLMLESFLPDPDEAETFSMELWKLFFTTLLKLVGSTSLALETFPEQKRRAVWKIAGDVREHGAELLRTTWEAIGWETTPEERNRYGLAKIGGYQVQYVPALVGPIVELCLSVHEGLRRMAVEVLQTMIVSEWTLSEDLTVIQTEMIDSLDQFFKSKPLTESILQKLFIGELLERFDLLSEIPNEPLYTAVRELVGTLDEFLDLLVAVHGGEGNGEATSIINRLRLMEFLRDMQKEEIFVRYVHQLARLQAESRNHAEAGLALRLHADLYDWDPTRQVKALAEPEFPAQTQFERKEKIYFDMIKHFEDGESWSNALTAYKELQSQYETNIFDFAKLARTERAIATIYETISKSEKLIPRYFKVVYKGLGFPSGIRDKEFIYEGAPTERAAAFTDRMQEQYPSAQIVTSGHVDEVEGQFLMVSVVTPHRDLSHQVFQRARVPQVIRDFLVSSHPQSFSFTTKRSTSGAVENHYAEKTLFVTAEPFPTILRRSEIIEAHEIRLDARETALERIVRKTQEMTALERRLSDGEEEVGQLLLDAISISVNPMSEQSVMCYRKLLPEPDEEDEDEDEDEAELEPQDTAIKMALVDHAIMIKRVLALFARSNNPVLCQKQEELQRFFEVAYEPEIALFAPPPPTPRETVSTPSTAFRGTFPPLDQTPPQWTNIAAPLNGTKVEETSIVRQVSLRQRSARLSFLPGRKQQHQQQQQQQPETDQQAETVTVNGSPESKASHRRSRSFGKGARRQSIFKSQSMDDGLQDNPSGMGRRGSSASKGSFDRKSSIDEHVTEAEIPPVKRTGSVRKRLSLFKMGIKSNKSGGVMGSVDEE
- a CDS encoding ribosomal protein S25 (similar to Metarhizium robertsii ARSEF 23 XP_007818732.2), whose product is MAPAAGAKKQKKKWSKGKVKDKAQHAVLLDKTTSEKLYKDVQSYRLVTVATLVDRMKVNGSLARQCLNDLEEKGLIKPVVTHSKMKIYTRAVGGS
- a CDS encoding 40S ribosomal protein S5 (similar to Metarhizium acridum CQMa 102 XP_007809986.1), with the protein product MSDGGDIEVENTVVSDVLPKDVTKEVGNVKLFNKWDYDVEVRDISLTDYISLRNPVYVTHSAGRYAVKRFRKANCPIIERLTNSLMMHGRNNGKKLMAVRIVAHSFEIIHLMTDQNPIQVAVDAIVNCGPREDSTRIGSAGTVRRQAVDVSPLRRVNQAIALLTTGAREAAFRNVKSIAECLAEELINAAKGSSNSYAIKKKDELERVAKSNR
- a CDS encoding acetyltransferase, GNAT family (similar to Metarhizium acridum CQMa 102 XP_007809987.1), with product MGTPFISFLGPSKLEGFEPGKPHNEQPSTIPKVFIDAMEVREEVFVREQNVPLENEQDSDDPRSCHWVVYASVNKTEETEVRDEDGNVIQPRKSSTRTTPIGTIRLVPFPHANHPKVGGEYWNNELKNGSNGGTPDISSPSATTGSDRPTTFHDGKEPYVKLGRLAVVKEYRGNGLSGLLIQTALSWLKSNPSFFDPSITELGLEQMGASTETEIPKWGGLVCVHAQEQVVGTWEKLGFRVDKAMGRWWEEGIPHVGMFKRLEISPKEVRI